One stretch of Gopherus evgoodei ecotype Sinaloan lineage unplaced genomic scaffold, rGopEvg1_v1.p scaffold_46_arrow_ctg1, whole genome shotgun sequence DNA includes these proteins:
- the LOC115642831 gene encoding LOW QUALITY PROTEIN: von Willebrand factor A domain-containing protein 5A-like (The sequence of the model RefSeq protein was modified relative to this genomic sequence to represent the inferred CDS: inserted 2 bases in 2 codons) — translation MVKFPVDAEAAVYTVQVQEVYGDMRAGTLRYICGLPLEPDEAARYVLPTVLRPRYTPHELPYTLSLSATLQSSHSINHMLSNCPLSPLSYTARNRTTAQVSLAQAPPWDWDVELLVYYTEPHKPSVVLEAGLPGAKPGSLMGDPAVMVTLLPSMPEVVPAQSRAGEFILLLDRSGSMSCPMDSRTSSANASTETLILLLKSLPLGCYFNIYGFGSEFESFYPQSVEYTRQTMAESLQLVQLLQANLGGTEILEPLLAIYCSACRDGHPRQLFVFTDGEVEKTQDVFTEVWSHRGTHRCFSFGIGDGVSTALIKGIAWAAXGSADFITGQDRMQPKVLQSLKPALQPAVTGISLSLDLPPGIQAQLLHXGPEVIFAGQRCLVYTQLCGQPQPPNSPMGGVTLQYGSQDQTYKEILQFPCSQRMETVAGTQAFRADPVALSPRHRLPVHRLAAKSLLLEPEGAVGADRAPEESPLLRLVSLQNANGLWDLDPRLAAVLGVSETDARERIPREDMNPSIWATVLAVVWLHDRAMGQRDEPSPCSLSWCLSTDPPLISGAQLSECLEAAKALLDCSVGHAVFGL, via the exons ACCCTGCGCTACATCTGTGGGCTGCCTCTGGAGCCTGACGAGGCTGCCCGCTACGTGTTGCCCACCGTGCTACGTCCCCGCTACACTCCCCATG AGCTGCCGTACACCCTGAGCCTGAGCGCCACACTGCAGTCGTCCCACAGCATCAACCACATGCTCTCCAactgccccctctctcccctgagCTATACAGCCAGGAACCGAACCACTGCCCAG GTGTCACTGGCCCAGGCTCCCCCGTGGGACTGGGATGTGGAGCTGCTGGTGTATTACACGGAGCCACACAAACCTAGCGTGGTGCTGGAGGCAGGGCTGCCTGGAGCCAAgccag GCTCCCTGATGGGCGACCCGGCCGTGATGGTGACCCTGCTGCCCAGCATGCCTGAGGTGGTGCCAGCGCAGAGCCGGGCCGGGGAGTTCATCCTCTTGCTGGACCGCTCCGGCAGCATGTCGTGCCCCATGGACAGCAGGACCTCTTCTGCCAATGCATCAACA GAGACCCTGATCCTGCTGTTAAAGAGTTTGCCCCTGGGCTGTTATTTCAACATCTATGGCTTTGGGTCTGAGTTCGAGTCCTTCTACCC GCAGAGCGTGGAATATACCCGGCAGACCATGGCCGAGTCCTTGCAGCTCGtccagctgctccaggctaacCTGGGAGGCACCGAAATCTTGGAGCCACTACTAGCCATTTACTGCAGCGCCTGCCGGGACGGGCACCCACGCCAG CTGTTCGTGTTTACGGATGGGGAAGTAGAGAAAACCCAAGATGTCTTCACAGAGGTGTGGAGTCACCGGGGGACCCACAG GTGCTTCTCCTTTGGCATCGGGGACGGAGTTTCCACAGCTCTGATCAAAGGCATCGcctgggcag ggggcagcgccgacttcatcactggccaggaCCGCATGCAGCCCAAG GTGCTTCAGTCTCTGAAACCGGCCCTGCAGCCGGCAGTGACTGGGATCTCACTGAGCTTGGATCTGCCCCCTGGGATACAGGCACAGCTGCTGC CGGGGCCCGAGGTGATCTTCGCTGGGCAGCGGTGCCTCGTCTACACTCAGCTCTGCGGTCAGCCCCAG CCCCCAAACTCTCCCATGGGGGGCGTCACCCTGCAGTATGGCAGCCAGGACCAGACCTACAAGGAGATACTGCAGTTCCCCTGCAGCCAAAGGATGGAGACAG tGGCTGGAACGCAGGCGTTCAGGGCTGACCCCGTGGCTCTCTCTCCCAGGCACAGGCTGCCTGTTCATCGGCTGGCAGCCAAgtcgctgctgctggagcctgagGGGGCTGTGGGCGCTG ACCGGGCACCGGAGGAGTCTCCCTTGCTGAGGCTGGTGTCTTTGCAAAATGCCAACGGTTTGTGGGACCTGGACCCCAGGCTTGCTGCCGTGCTGGGGGTGAGCGAGACCGATGCCAGGGAGAGGATACCCAGGGAG gaCATGAACCCCAGCATCTGGGCCACGGTGCTAGCCGTGGTCTGGCTGCACGACCGGGCCATGGGGCAGCGTGATGA GCCCTCCCCTTGTTCCCTGAGCTGGTGTCTCTCCACTGACCCCCCTCTCATTTCAGGGGCCCAGCTGAGCGAGTGCCTGGAAGCCGCCAAAGCCCTGCTGGACTGCAGCGTTGGCCATGCTGTCTTTGGGCTCTGA
- the LOC115642832 gene encoding olfactory receptor 6N1-like — MQLMEKGDAENQTDFTEFILLGFGDLPELQILLFLVFLVIYIVTMAGNILIIALVVADQHLHTPMYFFLGNLSCLETCYTSALLPRMLASLLTGDRTISVGGCMTQFFFFCFLATTECYLLAAMSYDRYLAICKPLHYGTCMNGKLCLQIAAGCWISGFLPCIIMMCVMSQLIFCGPNEMDHFFCDLTPILMLSCSDTNQMMLVFYIFFFPDAISPFLLTLTSYVCIVSTILRIPSTTGRQKAFSTCSSHLIVVTLFYGTIMIVYMLPKSSNLKALNKVFSVCYTVLTPLANPLIYSLRNREVKEALRKAVRKCLALPKNLE, encoded by the coding sequence ATGCAGCTCATGGAGAAAGGAGATGCGGAAAATCAAACAGAtttcacagaattcatcctcctggggtTTGGAGATCTCCCAGAACTGCAGATCCTTCTCTTCCTGGTTttcctagtgatctacattgtAACCATGGCcgggaacatcctcatcattgctctagttgtggctgatcagcaccttcacacccccatgtacttcttcctggggaacttgtcctgcctggagacctgctacacttctgccctcctgcccaggatgctggccagtctcctgactggagacagaaccatttctgtggGGGGCTGCATGacacagttttttttcttttgttttctagcAACTACGGAATGTTATCTCCTGGCAGCGATGTCTTATGACCGGTATTTAGCCatatgcaaaccactgcactatggAACATGTATGAATGGCAAGTTGTGCCTCCAAATAGCAGCTGGGTGTTGGATAAGTGGATTTCTACCTTGTATAATAATGATGTGTGTTATGTCACAATTAAttttctgtggccccaatgaaatggaccatttcttttgtgatctcACACCAATTTTAATGCTCTCCTGCAGCGACACCAACCAGATGATGctggttttttatatatttttcttcccaGATGCAATTTCCCCATTTCTATTAACCTTGACATCCTATGTCTGTATTGTTAGCACCATCCTGAGAATTCCTTCCACCactgggaggcaaaaggccttttccacttgctcctctcacctcattgtggtaaCACTTTTCTATGGGACCATAATGATTGTCTATATGCTACCGAAATCCAGCAACCTGAAAGccctgaacaaagtgttctctgtctgctacacagtcctgactcccctggccaatcccctcatctacagcctgagaaacagagaggtcaaggaggcCCTGAGAAAAGCTGTCAGAAAATGTCTGGCTCTCCCAAAGAATTTAGAATAG